One uncultured Draconibacterium sp. genomic window, ACTGAATGATGAAGCCTATTCGTATCTTTTAAAAAACGCCTTTGAAACACCGGAAGATTTTGCTGAATACAAAAACGGAAAAGGAAGACGTGCACTGGAGTCGTATAAAAAATATGGTTTTGTTCCGCTGGAAGATGAGGTAAAAGAATCGTTTCATCAGCAAGAGCAGGTTTCGCGAACACTTGAATATGCCTTCGACGATTTTGCCTTAAGTCAGGTGGCTTTAAAACGCGGAGACAACACAAACCATGAGCTTTTAACACAACGCGCATTCAACTATAAAAATGTTTACAGTGCTGCCGATTCGTGTGTTCGGGGACGTTACATCGATGGCCGTTTTACCGATGAATTTAACAAACTTACGCGAATGCCTTACATTACAGAAGGTACTCCCTGGCAGTACACGTGGTATGTTCCGCATGACATAAACGGCTTAATGGAATTAATGGGTGGTCAGGAAGGATTTAACAATAACCTCGATAATTTTCATGCAGCAAAACAGTACTGGCATGGAAATGAACCGGGGCATCAAATTCCGTTTTTATACAATTTTAGTGGCGAACCATGGAAAACACAAAAGCTGGTAACAGAAATAATGAAACAGGAATATGACTCAAGTGTGGGAGGACTAAGTGGCAACGACGACGCCGGACAAATGTCGGCCTGGTATGTTTTCGCTGCTATGGGTTTTTACCCGGTTTGCCCCTCTGTTCCTGAATATGTAATATCCGGTCCCCATTTTGATAAAATTACGATCAATCAGGACAACGGAAATACGCTCAAAATTTATGCACCGGGAGCATCGTCAGGGAAAAACTATATTCAGGCTTATTCCATCAACGATAAAAATGTTGCGAATAACTTCTTAAGTCACTCTGATATTGTAAATGGAGGTATTTTAAAATTTCAGATGAGTGACACTCCTAATAAAAATTGGGGAAGAGAGAAAAATGCACGCCCGTTTTCGTTAAGCAAATAAGAAATATAAAAAGCCGGTCAGATCTCCTTAAAAATCTGACCGGCCTGTATTTTAAAAATCATTGCTAACCCGAAGCATTAAATTGGCCCGGCTAATTTGCGCCAACTAAACCTTGTGTTTATAACTGGAAAGTATGTACATATTTAACCTGAAACATACGGTTTAAAAAGTCCACCTTTTCAAGATCGTCATTAAAATAGGATGAAGTTGGCCTTATTTCGTTGTAAACAAGGTACAAGTCGTTTCCTTCTTTCGGATTGTACCTAAAGCGGAAATTTGATACCGTAAAATTGCTCACACTGTTGTATTGAACAAAAGAGCTCAGCGAGAATTTTGTATTGTACATGTACAAAAACTTAAGTCGCCCCACATGTGCATTCATCATTTGATCGCGGTCGGCAAATTCTACATGGCTGTAATTGTAATATCCCGACAACTGAACGCTTCCCGACAAATTAAAAATTGGAGTAAACGATACTGATACACTTGATCCGTCGTAAAACTCACCTGCCGACATCATAACCGATGTTGAAACAGGTTTAGAAACCGGCGACATTAAATTCAGTCGTCCGGAATAATAGTTGTATTCGCCTTCAGGAACGGTAACATTATCATCCAAGTCAAAAGCTTCGTCAACTCCAGCTTTGTTGTAGTTTAAATCCACTTTATAAAACCAGCCTTTTTTGGTAAAAACACTAAAACCGGGTCCATACATTCCGGTTTCCAATTTATTATCCACAACCCGGTAAGAGCTGTACGCCGAAAAATCAACGTTGTAACTGAATAATTTTGAATCTACTCCGGGCAGCCATCCGTATTTTAACGTTACACGCGGGCCTTTTGTAGCAAAACGCGACATAAAACCAACTTGCGGATTAAAGTTCTCGCCAGCATATTTATACGATAAATCATAGGCAAAACCCTCTTCTGTTCGTCTTTCCCACGATACACTGTAAAACAGATTATCAGCCGAACTATCAAAATTATTTCCTAAACTGTCGGTAGTTTGAGCAAGGTTCACCTGTACATAATCATCGCCAAATACTCTGAAAATGCCGTCCAAACCTAAGGAATACGAGTTTATATTCTCATTACTTAGCCTCGAAGTCATAATGGCTCCAATGTATGAATTGGTATTTATCACCTGTCTTCTGAATCGTAAAACGCCAAAATTTTCGGAAGGAGTAATGTCATTTTTTTGAGTCTGCATATCCATAAAACCCATGTCCCACTTACCAACTCTTCCGGTTAAACGCGCACCACCTAAAATCGGCATGGTATTTCCATCCTCATCAATACCAATTCGGCGGCTGTAAAACAACTTACTCGGTCCGCCTAAACCAAAGTCGAAAATACTTGATCGTTCCTGGAAGAACATACGCTTTTCAGGAAAAAACAAAGCATAACGTGTTAGGTTAACCATTTCATCATCGGCTTCCACCTGCGCAAAATCAGTGTTTAAGGTAAGGTCCATTGTAAGGTTGCTGGTCAGGCTGTATTTAATGTCCAAACCTCCGGTCAGTTTCTTATCTTCTGTTGAAGTAAATTCAGTTTCAGCTTCATTTAATTCGTTGTTTTTTTCAAAACCGGTAGTTACATATGGTGAAATATAAACAGGCTTCGAATTTTTCACACCGTTTAATTCGATGGTTTGTGCCAACGAAGGTTTACAGGGTGCTAATATTCCATATTTTGGATCGGTTGCAGGATACGAATCAACTTCATTACAATGACTAACGGTACGGTTAATCAGCAATCCCATTTTTACTTTGCCATCCACTTCCTGAAATCGCAGGCTGGAAAAAGGAATTCGCATTTCTACTGTCCAGCCCTTCTCCGACCGGGCAGTTTTTACATCCCAGAAGGTATTCCAGCTGTAGTTTTGTGAAGTTGCGCCAAACATTCCGGGCATCATTTGTGCATCGTTCGAAACGGCATAATCAATTCGCTGACCGGCAGGCATTGTAAAAAAAGCGAGAGCATTCTCATTGTCGTCGTAGGTATCCAGCAATATCCCAAACGAATCAGGATTTTTTGATTTTTCATCGCGTTTTTTACTTGTTGCCACAATGTTATTTGGATCGTTGTAGTCAAGATAAGCAGCCACGTACAAATAGTTTTTATCGTAGGTCATATAAACTGTGCTACTCTCTTGTGGCGATGAATTGAAATTTGGAGAGTGCATTACCAAATCAAAAGTTTGTGCCGATTTCCAGAAAAGTTCATTCGGAACACCATCGAAATTAAGTTCACCGCTACTGCTGTTTAGTACAATTACTTCACCATCGTCAGCAATAGCGGCAAAAGAATAACAGAGCAAAAAAAGTATAAGGATTTTTTTAAAATTCATTTTCACGTTTAATTGGTTAGGTTGATCTTGAAATAAAATTTGAGACGATTTGTCTCTTCTACAAGTTTGATAGAAACGTTTATTTGTATTTGCCTAAAAATATTTAACGAAGATATACTCAGCAAAAATTGATGATAAAACACCAATTCCTGCTGAGCTTTTAATTGATTTTATTTATATGTTTTTACTCTTTCGTCGTTAATTACGCCACTCCAGTTCATTCCGTATGCAAAATCATAAGTATTTCCTTCAGCATCGATGTGACATTCCATATCGCGAGGTACATCTTCAAACTGTTCTTCTACAGTTTTCATGTTGGCAGGCATCTGGAAAGGTAATAATCCCATTGGTTCAGCTTTTCCGCTTATAATATCTAAAATGGCTTGTCCCTGAACACCAAAGCTCACCAAAATTCCGTCAGCAGCTTTTTCAAATTCAGCAAAAACCATAGGTTTCGACACATTAACAACAACAATTACAGGTTTGTCTCCCATGGCTTTTTTGGTATCCAGTACCAAATCCAAATCGGTAGTATTGGTCGCTGTAACCGTTTTATTTTTATACGAACGGTTGGTAAAATCTTCCAAAGGATCGCCACCTGCAATACTTACTTCGCGCGCGTCAACAGCTTTGTATGTTTTGTATTGAAGTGTAATCGGCACATACCCATTTCCTCCTGCTTTTACATCATCAGGGCTGTAGCCACTTCCGCCGTCAGGACTTTCAATATAAACCAATGCATAATCAGCTTCAGCAGGATTATCGGTAATTGTTGCGTATTTTTTAACTATATCCAAATTCACCGGGTAGTCCCATTTTGCTTCCGATCCGCCAAAGCCAAACATTCCGGTGCTGGCAGGGAAAAATCTTTTCGGAACGTACACAAGGGCTTTTTCTTTTAAAGGAAGTGCATTGTCCTTATTTTTCAGAAGCACAACCGATTTTAACTGAGCATCATAACCGGCGGCCATAAATTCAGGATTACCAACTATTTTTTCGGTTTCAGCAACATCGAGGTATGGATTTTCGAATAATCCGGCACGGAAAATATTCCGGAGAAGTCGCACTGCCGATTGTTCAAAACGTTTGCGCATAAACTCTTCGCCAAATTCTTCAACACCCATATCATAAGCTTCAATTACCGGCCCTTTGTCGTTGTTGCCACCAAACTGATCAACACCGGCCATAATTATTTTATAATGCCTTTCGGCTACAGTAAGGTGTTCAGCTCCCCACGATGTTGTTCCAAAAGAGTTTATTGCAGGATTGTCTTTGGTGATTCCCCAATCGGTACAAATTACGCCTTCATATCCGTACTCACCACGTAATAAATCTTTAATCAGATAAGTACTGTAGCTGTTACCCACATTTTCGTTGTACACTTTATCCAGCTTATCAGAAATGGTGTAGTAAGGCATAACTGCCGAAGCACAACCTGTTGCACCATTTAATTTAAAAGCTCCTTCGGTAAATGGGATTAAATGATCGCTTAAATTATTACCCGGATAAACGGCATATTTCCCGTATGCAAAATGGGCATCACGTCCACCTTCCTCAGGGCCACCGCTTGGCCAGTGTTTTACCATTGCATTTACGCTTGTAAATCCCCAACCTCCGGCAATTTCGGCACTTCCTTCCGAAGTCTGAAAACCATCAACATAAGCACGAGCCATATCTCTGTCCAGTTGAGGATCTTCACCAAATGTACCGTTAAAACGCCCCCAGCGAGGTTCTGTTGCCAAATCGATTTGTGGCGACAATGCAGTTGCAATTCCCAGTGCCCGGTATTCTTTTGAAGCAATATCTCCAAACGTTTTTACAACTTCAGGATTAAATGAAGCGGCTAAACCCAATGATGTTGGCCACATGGAAATGGTACCACCTGCACCTGCATTAAATTCTGCGTCAGCCGAAGTTCTGTGACGTGGATCGGAACTGTTATTTCCGGGAATACCCAAGCCAATTCCTTCCACAAACGACTGCATATTATTGTTCCACTTGGCAGCAACAGCAGGCGATTCTACAGTTGTAATCAGAACATGACGAAGATTATCTTCGCGTAAAAATTTAATTTGCTGATCGGAAAGATTACTGGATATCGCACCACTTTCATCAAATGATTTTCCATTGTAAGTTGCTCTTCCAAAAGGGCCGCCTCCTCTTGCAGGAATGGATTGGTGTGCACTGTAAAGCATTAAACCGGCAATTTGCTCAACTGACATTTGGGCTGCCAAATCCTGCGCACGTTCTTCAAAAGGCAAACGCCAGTCTTCGTACTTATCGAGTTTTGCATTTCGATTTAAATCTTTAAAGGCATAACCTTTATCTTCCAATATGGTAACACCTGACTGTGGGGAATAGCCTAAGGTTTGCCCTCCCTCATTTTTAACCACATTGTAACCTTCTTTTTCTTCCAAAGTCCATTTTTTACTACAGCTACTGCTAAACACGATTAAAGCAAGCAGTGCAACACTAAAAAATGTACGGTTTAATACTTGTTTTTTTTTCATTTTTATAAAGTTTGATATTGGTTATTTCGATTGATTAGAATAAAAATTATCGAGAAAGTTTAATAAATCGATATTTGGTAACTCGGCTCCTTTTGTTTCGGCATTGAATCTCATTGCCTTAAGATTATCAGGAGAACAAGCCTCCCAATGTGGCAGGTCATCTCCATTCGGATCACCGTTCTTTGCAAAGTTCACCCAGTAATCCGACATGGTTTCAGCCACTTTAGAATCGGCTTCCGTCCAGGGGCGAGGACTCATTTTAAGATTGTTATATGCATAAGGAACTTCACCGGTATGAAAAGCACCGTAATCATTCATTCCTTCGGCATAGGGCACATCCTTTTCGAAACGATACATAAACACTTTTGATGAGGCAGTTTGATTTTGCAACTGCATCCATTTGTAAGATTGTATTCCAAACGTTTGCAGTGCCCCCAGATCATTCTGAAGTGCAAATGCAGCTTCATCGGTTTCAACCGGAAACAGTTTCAAAAACGCATCGGCTTTGTCTCCAAAAAGTTGTTTTGCCCGTTCTTTAAACTGATCTGCAGGAACAGGAGCCCCGCCAAATCCTTCGTCCTGGTTCCATCCCATAATTACCGGAACATCGTTTTGTTTGCCCTGTGCAAAAATTTCACCCACCGATTCGGGTAAAAAATAGCCATCAACAATTGGAATACCAGGTCCACGACCGTTTAAAATCTCATCGGCAGATTTTGCTCTAAGCCCGGTGATGGATGAAGCCCCCAAGGATTCGGCAAATTTTACTCCCGCCTCTTCGGCAGTTTCCAGATTACTGCCACGCGCCAATGCACTGCTGCCTAAAACAGCACCACCACTCTCGGCAATTGCACGATGGAATAATCCTTTTGATAGTGGTGAAGCAACCAAATAATTTATACTGAACGCTCCTGCCGACTGACCTGCAATGGTTACGTTGTTGGGATCACCTCCAAATGCTTTACAATTTTTTTGAACCCATTTAAGGGCTTCAACCTGATCGAGTAAGCCATAGTTTCCGGATGCATGATTTGGCGATTCGGCGGTTAATTCGGGATGTGCCAGAAATCCCATTGTTCCAACCCGGTAATTTACCGTAATGAAAACAAGTCCTTTTTTTGCCATTTCTGTTCCATCGTAGATAGGTACCGCACCCGATCCGCTTGAAAAACCACCTCCATAAATGTATACAAACACAGGGCGTTTTTCTTCTGCCGACTTAGCAGCAGTCCACACGTTCAGGTACAAACAGTCTTCGCTCAGTGGTTCTTTCGGAGCGATAAACTCTTGTGTCCACATCATAAACGGAACGGGAGTAGCCTGAATAGGACTTGCAGAAAAAGTATCGCAAACTTTTACACCCTGCCATGCCATGGCCTCTTTCGGGGCCTTCCAGCGCAAGTCGCCAACCGGTGGCGCTGCAAAAGGAATCCCTTTAAAAACAGTTATTTCTGATTGACTATCGAACACTCCACTTACAAGACCTTTGTCTGTGGTTACCTGTTCGTTTATAGCAATACTTTTTTCGGATTCACACGAAACCAAAAAAAATTTGAATCCGAGGAGTAATACTAAAATAGGAATACAGTTTTTCATAGGTAGTTAGTTTGGTTTAAATTTACATTCTTCTCTCAATAAAAAGGGTTGGAATGTTTTGTTTTTAAAATCCTCCCCCCGGTTTTTAAACCAGGAGGAAGTTTTTCATCTAAACTTTATTTTGATAGCCTTTCAAAATCACGGTTAGGAGCCATTGCCTTTGTTGTTGTTCCGGCAACAATTTCATTGGCTACTGTAAATGCACCTTTGCCTTTAATATCATTTGCCGAAGCGCCAACTTTTGCAGTATAAGCGCCGGCTTCAACAATCCAGCTTGAATTTGCTTCGTTAAAAGAAGCAAGTGCCATAGCATCAATATCAAATGTTAATGTTTCACTTTTTCCAGGCTCCAAAAGAGCTGTTTTACCAAAGGCAACCAGTTCTTCTTCCGGTTTCTGCAATTTACCGTCAGGAGCGCTTGTGTATACCTGCACTACTTCACGACCGGCAACTTTGCCTGTATTTTTAACTATTACCGAAACTGTAATTTTACCATCGAATTTAGACGAGCTTAATTTAACGTCGCTGTATTCGAAATTGGTATAAGATAATCCGTAACCAAATTCGTAAGCCACCGGCACATTAAATGTATTGTAGTAACGATAACCAACATAAATATCCTCTTCGTAAACTACTTCCCAAGGAACGCGGCGCATAAACGAGAATCCCGACATGTCAGCAGCGTCATCCTTATCTCCTTTAACAGCATAACCCGGGAAATTTTTAGCAGTTGGTGTGTCATCGTACGATTTTGGGAACGTTACAGCCAGTTTTCCTGATGGATTTACTTTTCCTTTTAATACGTCAACAATCGAGTTACCGGCTTCCTGGCCAGGCTGCCATGCGCATAAAACAGCATCAGGAATAGAACTCCAGCTGGCAGTTTCAATTACACCACCAACGTTCAGAATAACAATTGATTTCTTTCCCTTTTTACCGAAAGCTTCACTTACAGTGCTGATCATTTCTTTTTCAACATCGGTTAAATAAAAATCGCCGGCTTCTGCTTTTCTGTCGCCACCTTCTCCCGAATTACGACCAATGGTAATTAAAGCAACATCATTCTTTTCAGCCATCTTATCAGCCAGTTCTGCCGAAACCGCCATCTCGTCAACCGGTTCTTTTCCACCCATTAATGCAGCAATCGGATTGTCCGGTTTTTTACCTTTTGCTTCTTCTGCTTTGATGTAGGCTTTGTAAATATCGGCCAATTCACTGTCTGGTGTAAGTCCATTATTTTTTAATCCTTCAAACATCGAAATAGTATATGCTTCATTTACATCACCACTTCCGGTTCCGCCGGCAACAATGTCTAAAGAAGTTGCGCCAAACGATGCTACTTTTTTCACCTCATTTGAAAGAGGAAGTGCTCCATTTTTGTTTTCAAGTAGTACCATTCCGTCGGTTGCTGCCTGACGTGTAACTTCGGCATGTGCTTTCAAATCAGGTTTCCCTGAAGCTTTGTAGCCTTTATAACGCGGAGTTTCGAGCATAATGTTTACTATTCTTTCCACATTTTTGTCCAAAATACTTTCATCGAGTTTACCCGACTTCACTCCTTCTATAATTCCTTGAATTTGCTGAGGAGAACCGGGTTGAATCATATCATTACCGGCTATCATTTGAGTAACAACATCGCTGCCGCCGCCCCAGTCAGTCATTACATAACCTTTAAATCCCCAATCGGTACGCAATATTTTTGTTAATAAATCGTGGCTTTCTGAAGTGTATTCATCATTTACTTTATTGTAAGACGACATCACAGTCCATGGTTCGCTTTCCTTAACAGTAATTTCGAATCCTTTTAGGTAAATTTCGCGCAAAGCCCGCTCGCTAACAATTGTATTTACCGACATACGGTTGGTTTCCTGGTTGTTAACAGCAAAGTGTTTGATCGAAGTTCCAACTCCATTCGATTGAATTCCTCTTACCATAGCTGCAGCCATTTTACCTGCAACCAGCGGATCTTCGGAATAGTACTCGAAGTTTCGTCCACACAAAGGGTCGCGCTGAATATTTAAAGCGGGGGCAAGTAGAACATCCGAACCATATTCCAGCACTTCTTTTCCCATCGCTTGTCCAACTTTTTCTACCAGTTCGGTATCCCAACTCGAAGCCAAAACTGTGGCAATCGGGAAAGCAGTACAATAATAAGTCTGCGTATCTCCTTCACGAGTTGGAGAAATACGCAATCCGGCAGGACCATCGGACAATACCTGGCACGTAATTCCAAGTTCCGGAAATTCCGAGGTATTACCGGCAGCCCCGGGAAGATAAGTTCTGATTTTGTCTACCATATTATTATATGGTGTGGCTTCTCTTGGACCGCCACCAAACATGGGAGGCATTTTTGCTTTAATTGAATCGGGCATTGGGAAATACATCCCTGTTCCAATTACAAGCTGAGCTTTCTGCTCAAGGGTCATCGATTTTACAATGTCTTTTGTTTTCTTGTCTGCAGGCGTTGTTCCCCACGATAAATTTGTTAGCAGGATTAAAAATACCAGCAACAACTGAACTTGTTTTAGTTGATTGAATTTCATGATAAAAGTTAGTTTTATTAATAGTTTATCAGATTTGAATTTTGTTTATGAAAGAAATTTCAAATCTATGCTTTACAACACAAACATACAATGTGTCATTCAAACACAATAATAAATAATTTATTCAACAAAGCAAAAACAATAAAAATCATTTACTTTGTAAGGTTAAAAAAAATAATATTGGCTACCATAACTTTAGATACAAGGCATTTTCTGGATCATATTTCACTCGATTGTGTCATATTTGGATTTCATGATAACGAATTAAAAGTGTTAACACTTCAAATTAAAACCACTTTGGAAAGTGCTTTGCCCGGAGGGTTTCTAAAAAAAGACGAAACACTGGAACAGGCTGCCAGCCGGGTTCTGAAGGAAAGAACCGGTTTGGATGAAATTTTTCTGAAACAATTTAAAGTATTTAGCGACCCTTCCCGTTCAAACGAAAATCCCCAAAATCCATTGGCTGTTGATCCGAAACTACCGTACAATTTTGAATTTTTTAATAAACGTTTTATTTCGGTAGGATTTTATGCGCTTGTTGATTTTACAAAGGTAAAGCCGGCACCGGATTTTTATTCGCTGGAGTGGCAATGGAACAATGTAAATGAACCGGTTAAATACATTATTGATCACCGTAATATTATTGACGAAGCGCTTGAAGTGCTGCGTTTACAACTCCGACACCAACCAATTGGTTATAATCTGTTACCCGACAGGTTTACCATGCCTGAATTACAGAAATTGTATGAAACGATATTAGGACGCGAACTCGACCGCCGCAATTTTCAACGAAAAATTCATTCGTATAAAATTCTGAATAAACTGGGCGAACGGAAAAAAGGAGGAGCGCACAAATCTCCGTTTTTATACGAATTCAACCTTGAAAATTATCAAAAAGCCTTAAATGAAGGGCTGAATGGAACCTGGTAATATTTCATTTGAAAGGATATTCGAATAGGACAAGTCCTTTAAAATTGAATTTGTTGACGTTTATACCTTGGGTAAAATATTACGGCAAACCGAATTTCCCAAATATTATCTTTTTAAAACATTAAAAAGATCAAAGATGTAGTACCGTCAAGATCAATAGATAAAATTTCCTACAAAATATTTCGTGGATGACTTAAAAGTTGACATCCAAATCGGAAAATGATAAATTTATACCGGGTCGTTTGTTAAACGGAGATGAGCGCTCTGTTTTTCTCGACAACTCAAAAATTGGTGCACTCAAAGTAAAAATGTACTACTATTAAACTCAACTATTATGAAAAAATCAACTGTCCTCATCTGCTTACTTTTCCTTTCAAATTTTATTCTTTTAGCACAGGCCCCAACTTTCAAAATTGAAGGCAAAGAAGTTTACAAAGGCAACGATGTTGTTTTCCATCAAATTGATGAACATACCTGGGTTGGAACTGGGAATGTGATGTCGAATGAGAGTTTGTATTTATTGGAAGGAAACGAAAAAGCCCTACTTATCGATGCCGGAACAAACATCAAAGATTTGGATAAAATAGTAGCATCCATTACCGATAAACCTATTGTATTGGTAGCTACTCACGTTCATCCCGATCACACGGGAGCATCCATCGATTACTTTCCTGAGTTGTTTATTAATCCTGCCGACACGGTTGGTATTCCTCAATTTATGCCCAATTACAAAGGCCGGCTAAGCTATCTTAAAGACCGGGAAATTATTGAGTTAGGAAACCGATCGATTGAGGTAGTATTTACACCCGGACATACACCCGGATCCACTACGTTTATTGATAAAAATACACATTACGGTTTTAGTGGCGATTCGTTTGGATCGGGCAATTTACTTCTCATCACCAATTTCTCAACTCTAAAAGCTACCTGCGAAAAAACAAGTCAGCTTATGGAGGAGTACGAAATCGACACCTTTTATCCGGGTCATTATTTTGGTGCAAACCTGGAAACAAAAAAACGGGTGGATGATTTGCTTACCATAAGCGAAGGTGCCTTGTCGGGCGAAATTAAAGGAGAGGAAAATCCAAATGGATTTTTGGGTTTAAACCTAATCATCAACCAGTTTGGTGTTCGGGTAAATTACAGCGAGCAAGCAGTAAAATAAGCTCTCTTTAGGATGTAAATAACTTAATACCTATAAAATGAAAAAGCTGTTAACAATTATCTTAATCGCTCTGGCCTTTTCGGTTTCCGCGCAATATGGGGACTTTAATGTAAACAGAGGATGGGATGCCTCTTGGATTTGTGTTCCTGGAGCAGGCGAAACCGACGCTGGTCTGTATCTGTTCAGAAAAACAATTCGTCTGGAATCGCTAACTGTAAAATTTGAAATCAGGGTTTCAGCCG contains:
- a CDS encoding carboxylesterase family protein, which produces MKNCIPILVLLLGFKFFLVSCESEKSIAINEQVTTDKGLVSGVFDSQSEITVFKGIPFAAPPVGDLRWKAPKEAMAWQGVKVCDTFSASPIQATPVPFMMWTQEFIAPKEPLSEDCLYLNVWTAAKSAEEKRPVFVYIYGGGFSSGSGAVPIYDGTEMAKKGLVFITVNYRVGTMGFLAHPELTAESPNHASGNYGLLDQVEALKWVQKNCKAFGGDPNNVTIAGQSAGAFSINYLVASPLSKGLFHRAIAESGGAVLGSSALARGSNLETAEEAGVKFAESLGASSITGLRAKSADEILNGRGPGIPIVDGYFLPESVGEIFAQGKQNDVPVIMGWNQDEGFGGAPVPADQFKERAKQLFGDKADAFLKLFPVETDEAAFALQNDLGALQTFGIQSYKWMQLQNQTASSKVFMYRFEKDVPYAEGMNDYGAFHTGEVPYAYNNLKMSPRPWTEADSKVAETMSDYWVNFAKNGDPNGDDLPHWEACSPDNLKAMRFNAETKGAELPNIDLLNFLDNFYSNQSK
- a CDS encoding NUDIX domain-containing protein, which gives rise to MATITLDTRHFLDHISLDCVIFGFHDNELKVLTLQIKTTLESALPGGFLKKDETLEQAASRVLKERTGLDEIFLKQFKVFSDPSRSNENPQNPLAVDPKLPYNFEFFNKRFISVGFYALVDFTKVKPAPDFYSLEWQWNNVNEPVKYIIDHRNIIDEALEVLRLQLRHQPIGYNLLPDRFTMPELQKLYETILGRELDRRNFQRKIHSYKILNKLGERKKGGAHKSPFLYEFNLENYQKALNEGLNGTW
- a CDS encoding DUF5916 domain-containing protein yields the protein MNFKKILILFLLCYSFAAIADDGEVIVLNSSSGELNFDGVPNELFWKSAQTFDLVMHSPNFNSSPQESSTVYMTYDKNYLYVAAYLDYNDPNNIVATSKKRDEKSKNPDSFGILLDTYDDNENALAFFTMPAGQRIDYAVSNDAQMMPGMFGATSQNYSWNTFWDVKTARSEKGWTVEMRIPFSSLRFQEVDGKVKMGLLINRTVSHCNEVDSYPATDPKYGILAPCKPSLAQTIELNGVKNSKPVYISPYVTTGFEKNNELNEAETEFTSTEDKKLTGGLDIKYSLTSNLTMDLTLNTDFAQVEADDEMVNLTRYALFFPEKRMFFQERSSIFDFGLGGPSKLFYSRRIGIDEDGNTMPILGGARLTGRVGKWDMGFMDMQTQKNDITPSENFGVLRFRRQVINTNSYIGAIMTSRLSNENINSYSLGLDGIFRVFGDDYVQVNLAQTTDSLGNNFDSSADNLFYSVSWERRTEEGFAYDLSYKYAGENFNPQVGFMSRFATKGPRVTLKYGWLPGVDSKLFSYNVDFSAYSSYRVVDNKLETGMYGPGFSVFTKKGWFYKVDLNYNKAGVDEAFDLDDNVTVPEGEYNYYSGRLNLMSPVSKPVSTSVMMSAGEFYDGSSVSVSFTPIFNLSGSVQLSGYYNYSHVEFADRDQMMNAHVGRLKFLYMYNTKFSLSSFVQYNSVSNFTVSNFRFRYNPKEGNDLYLVYNEIRPTSSYFNDDLEKVDFLNRMFQVKYVHTFQL
- a CDS encoding glycoside hydrolase family 3 C-terminal domain-containing protein, yielding MKFNQLKQVQLLLVFLILLTNLSWGTTPADKKTKDIVKSMTLEQKAQLVIGTGMYFPMPDSIKAKMPPMFGGGPREATPYNNMVDKIRTYLPGAAGNTSEFPELGITCQVLSDGPAGLRISPTREGDTQTYYCTAFPIATVLASSWDTELVEKVGQAMGKEVLEYGSDVLLAPALNIQRDPLCGRNFEYYSEDPLVAGKMAAAMVRGIQSNGVGTSIKHFAVNNQETNRMSVNTIVSERALREIYLKGFEITVKESEPWTVMSSYNKVNDEYTSESHDLLTKILRTDWGFKGYVMTDWGGGSDVVTQMIAGNDMIQPGSPQQIQGIIEGVKSGKLDESILDKNVERIVNIMLETPRYKGYKASGKPDLKAHAEVTRQAATDGMVLLENKNGALPLSNEVKKVASFGATSLDIVAGGTGSGDVNEAYTISMFEGLKNNGLTPDSELADIYKAYIKAEEAKGKKPDNPIAALMGGKEPVDEMAVSAELADKMAEKNDVALITIGRNSGEGGDRKAEAGDFYLTDVEKEMISTVSEAFGKKGKKSIVILNVGGVIETASWSSIPDAVLCAWQPGQEAGNSIVDVLKGKVNPSGKLAVTFPKSYDDTPTAKNFPGYAVKGDKDDAADMSGFSFMRRVPWEVVYEEDIYVGYRYYNTFNVPVAYEFGYGLSYTNFEYSDVKLSSSKFDGKITVSVIVKNTGKVAGREVVQVYTSAPDGKLQKPEEELVAFGKTALLEPGKSETLTFDIDAMALASFNEANSSWIVEAGAYTAKVGASANDIKGKGAFTVANEIVAGTTTKAMAPNRDFERLSK
- a CDS encoding glycoside hydrolase family 3 N-terminal domain-containing protein, producing MKKKQVLNRTFFSVALLALIVFSSSCSKKWTLEEKEGYNVVKNEGGQTLGYSPQSGVTILEDKGYAFKDLNRNAKLDKYEDWRLPFEERAQDLAAQMSVEQIAGLMLYSAHQSIPARGGGPFGRATYNGKSFDESGAISSNLSDQQIKFLREDNLRHVLITTVESPAVAAKWNNNMQSFVEGIGLGIPGNNSSDPRHRTSADAEFNAGAGGTISMWPTSLGLAASFNPEVVKTFGDIASKEYRALGIATALSPQIDLATEPRWGRFNGTFGEDPQLDRDMARAYVDGFQTSEGSAEIAGGWGFTSVNAMVKHWPSGGPEEGGRDAHFAYGKYAVYPGNNLSDHLIPFTEGAFKLNGATGCASAVMPYYTISDKLDKVYNENVGNSYSTYLIKDLLRGEYGYEGVICTDWGITKDNPAINSFGTTSWGAEHLTVAERHYKIIMAGVDQFGGNNDKGPVIEAYDMGVEEFGEEFMRKRFEQSAVRLLRNIFRAGLFENPYLDVAETEKIVGNPEFMAAGYDAQLKSVVLLKNKDNALPLKEKALVYVPKRFFPASTGMFGFGGSEAKWDYPVNLDIVKKYATITDNPAEADYALVYIESPDGGSGYSPDDVKAGGNGYVPITLQYKTYKAVDAREVSIAGGDPLEDFTNRSYKNKTVTATNTTDLDLVLDTKKAMGDKPVIVVVNVSKPMVFAEFEKAADGILVSFGVQGQAILDIISGKAEPMGLLPFQMPANMKTVEEQFEDVPRDMECHIDAEGNTYDFAYGMNWSGVINDERVKTYK
- a CDS encoding MBL fold metallo-hydrolase, which codes for MKKSTVLICLLFLSNFILLAQAPTFKIEGKEVYKGNDVVFHQIDEHTWVGTGNVMSNESLYLLEGNEKALLIDAGTNIKDLDKIVASITDKPIVLVATHVHPDHTGASIDYFPELFINPADTVGIPQFMPNYKGRLSYLKDREIIELGNRSIEVVFTPGHTPGSTTFIDKNTHYGFSGDSFGSGNLLLITNFSTLKATCEKTSQLMEEYEIDTFYPGHYFGANLETKKRVDDLLTISEGALSGEIKGEENPNGFLGLNLIINQFGVRVNYSEQAVK